Part of the Companilactobacillus zhachilii genome is shown below.
CCGATGAGCGGGAATTACGTTTGAAGCAATTAAATAAAGAAATTTTTGCCATCTTACAAAAATATCAAGCCGTTAATATGAATATGTTCACGCAAATGCATACCCAACAAATTGAAAACCAAAAGACTTTGTCACAAATTAAACAAGATAAAGATTTCTTAGGGAATGACCTGTCGGAGTTGAAAAAGTATGCTAATCATGAGGCTTTGAGTCAAGAATTGAATCAAGCAACCATTAAGAAAACTGACTTAGCTAATAAAAATAATGAATTGAGTCGGCAAATGGGGTCTTTAAAAGAACGAATGCAACAAATTTATGACAATAAACAATATCAACACATCGTGACGGAATTAGCACAAAATAAGCAGGATATTATTGAGTATTATGACGAATGGATCTCCAATAAGTTAGCAAGTAGTTGGATTAGAAATATGTTGAATATTGCGACTGAAAATCGTTATCCAAAGATGATTCAAAAGGCGACTCAGTATTTTAGTTTGTTGACCAATCGTCACTATATTAAGATTGATTTTCGGAAAAAAGATATTGTTGTAACAAGTGATAATAAAAATGTTTTTGACGTTCATGAGTTATCCAAGGCGACGACGATACAGTTATATTTAGCCTTACGTTTAGCTTTTGTAACGGAAATATCTGATTTGATCAAGTTACCGATTTTAATTGACGATGCATTTGTTGATTTTGATATTTCACGGAAAGAAAATGTCTTTGATTTAATTAAAGAAATTGCTAAAAATAATCAGGTTATTTATGTAACTGCTAATCAACCGGAAGACATTCCAGAGAATCACATTTTGAAATTGGGGGAAAAAGAGATTGCCTAAGCGTATAAATGAATTTAATCAAGGCGAAGACATGAGTTTAGAAGTAATTATTAAGCGTTCTGATTTTCGTCTAGCCAAGAATGGGAAAAATTTTCTATCATTAGTTTTTGAAGATAAATCAGGACAAATACCTGGTAAATATTGGGATGCCAGTCAAGAAGATGCTCAAAAGTATCGTGTCGGAACAATCGTTCAATTAGAAGGCCGTCGTGATTTGTATCAAGGCAAGCCACAAGTTAACATTACTCGATTAGGTTTGTTGGATCCGGAAACGGTTGATATGTCACAATTCGTTCAGACAGCACCTATGAAACGTGTTGATATGGAAAATGAATTCGATGATGTTTTCTTGCAAATCACTAATGGTGCATGGAATCGTGTCGTTAGATATTTATTTAAGAAATATCACGATCGATTTTTCACTAGTGCCGCTGCTAAGACTAATCACCATGATTTTCAGGGAGGTTTGGCTTTTCATACTTTAAGTATGGTGCGAATGGCAGAAAATATTTCTGATCAATATCCCCAAATCAATCGAGCTTTATTAATTGCCGGTGCTTGTTTGCATGACTTTGGGAAAGTAATTGAGCTGACAGGTAACCTAGATATTGAATATACTTTCGAAGGAAACATGCTAGGTCACATTACGATAGTTGATGAAGAAATTGTAAAAGCGGCTGAGGAGCTAAAAATAAGCCTTGAGAGCGAAGATATGATCTTACTTCGTCACATGATTTTGTCACATCATGGTTTACTTGAGTATGGCTCACCTGAACGTCCTAAATTGTTGGAGGCGGAGGTTTTACATAACATTGATATGATGGATGCTTCCATCAATATGATTACGAAGGCGTTAGATAAAACTGAAAGTGGTAAGTTTTCGGAAAGAATTTTTGGTTTGGATAATAGATCATTTTACAAGCACAGTTAGTTGTTGTTAATTTGCTGTCTCTGAGCACAAGAAATATTGGCGCTGTTTTTTATACAATATAACTGATTAATTCGATAAAGGATTCCGCGTTATTTGAAATTGAATATAAGAAAAGGCTAGATATTTTTTCTTGGTATAAATCCAGAAAGATATCTAGCCTTTTGACTATATTCAATGTTTATAGTTTATCTAACAACGATAACAGATACTGGAGCTCGTTTGGCCAATCTGGGACCGATTGCACCAGTAATTTTAGAGTGGGGGAATTGTGTATCTGCTCCGGTTACAAGTAGGTCGGGTTTAAAGTCGGGAATAACGTGTTTTAGAATGACATCGTCCACATCACCGCCATCATAGGCAAGTGGGGTAACATCTTTGACTCCGTTATTTTCAGCTTGTTCGACGTATTGATTGATAATTGTTTTAAGTTCTTCGCGTTTTTGACTAATTTTTGAAGGGGTTAATGAATCAAAAATATTGATATCTTCACTTTCCATTACTGATGCGATACCTAGATGAGCATCGTAATCATGGGCGAGTGTGCAGGCAAGTCGAAAGGCACGGACAGTTGATTCGTGGTCATCAGCATCTACAGTTAGTAAAATTCGTCTGTAAACTAAGGGGTCTTGAAGTTCATTATCCATAAAGATGGTCCTCCTAATCATTGATTACTATCTTTATCATAAACATAGATTTTTGGATAAAACAAGCACAAAGAGTACGTTTCGTTGCAGTGAAAAAAATAGTTTAGGGGGACGTAATTTTCGTTACTCTTTGCTTAGGGTAAAACAAATGGCACCAGCAATCCAAAACCGGATTACTGGTGCCATTATTTATCAAAAGCTGAACATTTTTTGTTCTACTTTCATGAATTAAAAATTTAAATTACTTCTTTGATGAAGATGATGATGAAACGTAACCTGAAAGAACATCTTTCAAGTCGCTATCCTTGATAGAAACATCAGCCTTCTTCAAGACTTTAGAAACAACTTTTTGCATAACTGTTGAATCTTGCATCCATGAGGCATATAGCTTAGCT
Proteins encoded:
- a CDS encoding 3'-5' exoribonuclease YhaM family protein, encoding MSLEVIIKRSDFRLAKNGKNFLSLVFEDKSGQIPGKYWDASQEDAQKYRVGTIVQLEGRRDLYQGKPQVNITRLGLLDPETVDMSQFVQTAPMKRVDMENEFDDVFLQITNGAWNRVVRYLFKKYHDRFFTSAAAKTNHHDFQGGLAFHTLSMVRMAENISDQYPQINRALLIAGACLHDFGKVIELTGNLDIEYTFEGNMLGHITIVDEEIVKAAEELKISLESEDMILLRHMILSHHGLLEYGSPERPKLLEAEVLHNIDMMDASINMITKALDKTESGKFSERIFGLDNRSFYKHS
- a CDS encoding universal stress protein is translated as MDNELQDPLVYRRILLTVDADDHESTVRAFRLACTLAHDYDAHLGIASVMESEDINIFDSLTPSKISQKREELKTIINQYVEQAENNGVKDVTPLAYDGGDVDDVILKHVIPDFKPDLLVTGADTQFPHSKITGAIGPRLAKRAPVSVIVVR